A window of Ciconia boyciana chromosome 27, ASM3463844v1, whole genome shotgun sequence contains these coding sequences:
- the SPATS2 gene encoding spermatogenesis-associated serine-rich protein 2 isoform X2, translated as MSKKQNTKDPSGFIFDVQSNTVMAQGGTFENMKEKISAVRAIVPNRSNNEIVLVLQHFDNCVDKTVQAFMEGNASEVLKEWTVTGKKKNKKKKTKPKPQAESSPGLPDPGKLVSTEEEQSANLEKGGINGFHVNGCAHDTESVDSLSEGLDALSIDARELEDCESAAPDMPDRTVPELENGIADFDTKSLIMHPSQSPSSLRQRPEQRSASRSLSRSTANNSTPASLSVTRLEDVSVSPANKKLGSNIEKSVKDLQRCTVSLARYRVVVKEEMDASIKKMKQVFAELQSSLMDREVALLAEMDKVKAEAMEILVSRQKKAEALKKMTDVAVRMSEEQLVELRADIKHFVSERKYDEDLGRVARFTCDLDALKKSIASFGQVSHPKNSYSTRLRCSSVTAASLSAPSETSAPSAPACASAASLTASKKPSSSAEAAAGNAAGRPPQPSREAFQGNRRPGAGPRSQGQRHVSPLAPGRYTSGNRHRNGPGQAHGRRQSSPPAASAGSARQTQPTGTSGASAQPGRSGTETKGLPQRKPRASRQEGASS; from the exons ATCCGTCTGGGTTTATTTTTGATGTGCAGTCCAATACTGTGATGGCCCAAGGAGGAACCTTTGAAAACATGAAGGAGAAG aTCAGCGCGGTGCGTGCAATAGTCCCCAACAGGAGCAACAATGAGATTGTCCTTGTGCTGCAGCATTTTGACAACTGCGTGGACAAAACAGTGCAAGCATTTATGGAAG gcaatgCCAGTGAAGTACTGAAAGAATGGACTgtaacaggcaaaaaaaag aacaagaaaaagaaaaccaaaccgAAACCGCAAGCTGAATCGAGCCCTGGCCTCCCAGACCCCGGTAAATTGGTGTCCACTGAAGAGGAGCAGTCGGCAAACTTGGAGAAGGGTGGAATTAACGGTTTCCATGTCAACGGTTGTGCCCACGACACGGAGTCTGTGGACTCGCTCAGCGAAGGTTTGGATGCACTTTCAATTGATGCCAGAGAGCTGGAGGATTGCGAGTCTGCTGCACCAGACATGCCTGATAGAACAG TGCCTGAACTAGAGAATGGAATAGCAGACTTTGACACAAAATCGCTCATCATGCATCCTTCCCAGAGCCCTTCGTCTCTTAGACAGCGGCCTGAGCAGAGGAGCGCTAGCAGGTCTCTGTCCAGATCAACAGCGAACAATTCAACTCCTGCGTCCCTGTCTGTAACGCGGCTGGAAgatgtttcagtttcacctgcaAACAAGAAGCTAG GTTCTAATATTGAAAAATCAGTGAAGGATCTCCAGCGCTGCACCGTTTCACTGGCTCGATACCGGGTTGTGGTGAAGGAGGAAATGGATGCTTCCATTAAGAAGATGAAGCAGGTCTTTGCTGAACTGCAGAGTAG cctTATGGATCGCGAGGTGGCGTTGCTGGCTGAAATGGACaaagtgaaagcagaagcaa TGGAAATTCTGGTCAGCCGCCAGAAGAAGGCAGAGGCCCTGAAGAAGATGACTGATGTGGCAGTGCGAATGTCGGAGGAGCAGCTGGTTGAGCTCAGAGCCGACATAAAG CACTTTGTGAGCGAACGGAAGTACGACGAGGACCTGGGCAGGGTGGCGCGGTTCACGTGCGACCTCGACGCGCTGAAGAAGAGCATCGCCTCATTCGGGCAAG TTTCCCATCCAAAGAACAGCTACTCCACCCGATTGCGGTGCAGCTCTGTCACGGCCGCGTCCCTGAGCGCTCCCAGCGAGACCTCTGCTCCCTCCGCCCCCGCCTGTGCCTCTGCCGCAAGCCTTACCGCCAGCAAGAAGCCCTCGTCCTCAGCGGAGGCAGCCGCGGGGAACGCCGCCGGCCGCCCTCCCCAGCCTTCGCGAGAG GCTTTCCAGGGGAACAGGAGACCGGGAGCGGGGCCCAGGTCCCAGGGCCAGCGCCACGTCAGCCCCCTCGCCCCCGGGCGCTACACCAGCGGCAACCGACACAGGAACGGGCCGGGCCAGGCCCACGGCAGGCGGCAAAGCTCGCCCCCGGCAGCCTCCGCTGGCAGCGCCCGCCAGACTCAGCCCACGGGCACCAGCGGTGCCTCGGCACAGCCCGGCCGGTCCGGCACAGAGACCAAGGGGCTCCCGCAGCGTAAGCCCAGAGCCAGTCG
- the SPATS2 gene encoding spermatogenesis-associated serine-rich protein 2 isoform X1 — MSKKQNTKDPSGFIFDVQSNTVMAQGGTFENMKEKISAVRAIVPNRSNNEIVLVLQHFDNCVDKTVQAFMEGNASEVLKEWTVTGKKKNKKKKTKPKPQAESSPGLPDPGKLVSTEEEQSANLEKGGINGFHVNGCAHDTESVDSLSEGLDALSIDARELEDCESAAPDMPDRTAVPELENGIADFDTKSLIMHPSQSPSSLRQRPEQRSASRSLSRSTANNSTPASLSVTRLEDVSVSPANKKLGSNIEKSVKDLQRCTVSLARYRVVVKEEMDASIKKMKQVFAELQSSLMDREVALLAEMDKVKAEAMEILVSRQKKAEALKKMTDVAVRMSEEQLVELRADIKHFVSERKYDEDLGRVARFTCDLDALKKSIASFGQVSHPKNSYSTRLRCSSVTAASLSAPSETSAPSAPACASAASLTASKKPSSSAEAAAGNAAGRPPQPSREAFQGNRRPGAGPRSQGQRHVSPLAPGRYTSGNRHRNGPGQAHGRRQSSPPAASAGSARQTQPTGTSGASAQPGRSGTETKGLPQRKPRASRQEGASS; from the exons ATCCGTCTGGGTTTATTTTTGATGTGCAGTCCAATACTGTGATGGCCCAAGGAGGAACCTTTGAAAACATGAAGGAGAAG aTCAGCGCGGTGCGTGCAATAGTCCCCAACAGGAGCAACAATGAGATTGTCCTTGTGCTGCAGCATTTTGACAACTGCGTGGACAAAACAGTGCAAGCATTTATGGAAG gcaatgCCAGTGAAGTACTGAAAGAATGGACTgtaacaggcaaaaaaaag aacaagaaaaagaaaaccaaaccgAAACCGCAAGCTGAATCGAGCCCTGGCCTCCCAGACCCCGGTAAATTGGTGTCCACTGAAGAGGAGCAGTCGGCAAACTTGGAGAAGGGTGGAATTAACGGTTTCCATGTCAACGGTTGTGCCCACGACACGGAGTCTGTGGACTCGCTCAGCGAAGGTTTGGATGCACTTTCAATTGATGCCAGAGAGCTGGAGGATTGCGAGTCTGCTGCACCAGACATGCCTGATAGAACAG CAGTGCCTGAACTAGAGAATGGAATAGCAGACTTTGACACAAAATCGCTCATCATGCATCCTTCCCAGAGCCCTTCGTCTCTTAGACAGCGGCCTGAGCAGAGGAGCGCTAGCAGGTCTCTGTCCAGATCAACAGCGAACAATTCAACTCCTGCGTCCCTGTCTGTAACGCGGCTGGAAgatgtttcagtttcacctgcaAACAAGAAGCTAG GTTCTAATATTGAAAAATCAGTGAAGGATCTCCAGCGCTGCACCGTTTCACTGGCTCGATACCGGGTTGTGGTGAAGGAGGAAATGGATGCTTCCATTAAGAAGATGAAGCAGGTCTTTGCTGAACTGCAGAGTAG cctTATGGATCGCGAGGTGGCGTTGCTGGCTGAAATGGACaaagtgaaagcagaagcaa TGGAAATTCTGGTCAGCCGCCAGAAGAAGGCAGAGGCCCTGAAGAAGATGACTGATGTGGCAGTGCGAATGTCGGAGGAGCAGCTGGTTGAGCTCAGAGCCGACATAAAG CACTTTGTGAGCGAACGGAAGTACGACGAGGACCTGGGCAGGGTGGCGCGGTTCACGTGCGACCTCGACGCGCTGAAGAAGAGCATCGCCTCATTCGGGCAAG TTTCCCATCCAAAGAACAGCTACTCCACCCGATTGCGGTGCAGCTCTGTCACGGCCGCGTCCCTGAGCGCTCCCAGCGAGACCTCTGCTCCCTCCGCCCCCGCCTGTGCCTCTGCCGCAAGCCTTACCGCCAGCAAGAAGCCCTCGTCCTCAGCGGAGGCAGCCGCGGGGAACGCCGCCGGCCGCCCTCCCCAGCCTTCGCGAGAG GCTTTCCAGGGGAACAGGAGACCGGGAGCGGGGCCCAGGTCCCAGGGCCAGCGCCACGTCAGCCCCCTCGCCCCCGGGCGCTACACCAGCGGCAACCGACACAGGAACGGGCCGGGCCAGGCCCACGGCAGGCGGCAAAGCTCGCCCCCGGCAGCCTCCGCTGGCAGCGCCCGCCAGACTCAGCCCACGGGCACCAGCGGTGCCTCGGCACAGCCCGGCCGGTCCGGCACAGAGACCAAGGGGCTCCCGCAGCGTAAGCCCAGAGCCAGTCG